The Bacillota bacterium genome includes a region encoding these proteins:
- a CDS encoding type VI secretion system ATPase TssH has product MRLDRLTIRAQEAVQNAQSIAERMNHQNIDAEHLLLALIDQSESTVPTVLQKLGVQLPMLRRYVEAELSKLPQVHGASVASYITPRFKQVMDKAFEEAERLKDEYVSTEHLLMALVEDTQGPAGRLLKQMGVTPDNLYHALMEIRGGHRVTDQNPEEKYQALERYGRDLTDLARKGKLDPVIGRDEEIR; this is encoded by the coding sequence ATGCGACTGGATAGATTGACCATCCGCGCTCAGGAGGCGGTGCAGAATGCACAGAGCATCGCCGAGCGCATGAATCATCAGAATATCGATGCCGAGCATCTACTGCTGGCACTTATCGACCAGAGCGAGAGCACCGTACCGACGGTGCTGCAGAAGCTGGGTGTGCAGCTGCCCATGCTGCGCCGCTACGTGGAGGCGGAGCTGAGCAAACTGCCGCAGGTACACGGCGCGTCGGTGGCTTCGTACATCACCCCGCGCTTCAAGCAGGTGATGGATAAAGCCTTCGAGGAGGCGGAGCGGCTCAAGGACGAGTACGTCAGCACCGAGCACCTGCTGATGGCGCTGGTAGAGGACACGCAGGGACCCGCCGGTCGCCTGCTCAAGCAGATGGGCGTGACGCCCGATAACCTGTACCACGCGCTGATGGAGATTCGCGGCGGGCATCGCGTCACCGACCAGAACCCGGAGGAGAAGTATCAGGCGCTGGAGCGCTACGGGCGCGACCTGACCGACCTCGCCCGCAAGGGCAAACTCGACCCCGTCATCGGGCGCGATGAGGAGATCCG